The Trichoderma atroviride chromosome 5, complete sequence genome contains a region encoding:
- a CDS encoding uncharacterized protein (BUSCO:EOG092D2HE0~TransMembrane:3 (o50-71i167-183o203-227i)) — translation MVNSTAHIMDNLSAEAPIMANHSLYDTSLPPLPAYSLQPKPDLFPWISDLWLSLLLPVAVYWATSLFFHAIDMLDLFPQFRLHTPEEITSRNHATRYEVFRDVIVQQIIQVTTGYALAVTEPQEMIGKADYDIAVWATRLRLAQRALPGLLGLVGLNATAISKSMSASYPLLAGALAGGYYPSETASSAPSFTAWELAVAKAIYHVLIPALQYFVAIFILDTWQYFLHRLMHVNRWLYTTFHSRHHRLYVPYAYGALYNHPFEGFLLDTLGAGIGFKVTGMSLIQGTCFFAFSTVKTIDDHCGYAFPWDPLQLITSNNAAYHDIHHQTWGIKANFSQPFFTFWDQLLGTKYSGKRSNRPSAKKQTEKAQ, via the exons ATGGTCAACAGCACTGCCCACATCATGGACAACCTCTCCGCCGAGGCTCCCATCATGGCTAACCACAGCCTCTACGATACGTCGCttccgccgctgccggcCTACTCGCTGCAGCCAAAGCCTGATCTGTTCCCATGGATCTCCGACCTGtggctgtcgctgctgctccccGTGGCCGTCTACTGGGCGAcgtcgctcttcttccacgccaTCGACATGCTCGACCTCTTCCCCCAGTTCCGCCTGCACACGCCGGAAGAAATCACCTCGCGCAACCACGCGACACGCTACGAGGTCTTCCGCGATGTCATCGTCCAGCAGATCATCCAGGTGACGACGGGCTATGCTCTGGCCGTCACCGAGCCCCAGGAGATGATTGGCAAGGCCGACTACGACATCGCCGTCTGGGCCACTCGCCTCCGCCTCGCCCAGCGTGCGCTGCCCGGTCTGCTCGGCCTTGTTGGGCTCAATGCCaccgccatctccaagagCATGTCTGCTTCATACCCGCTCCTTGCTGGTGCTCTGGCTGGAGGCTACTATCCCTCTGAAACCGCCTCCAGCGCGCCGTCCTTTACTGCGTGGGAACTTGCTGTTGCAAAGGCCATCTACCACGTGCTCattccagctcttcaatACTTTgttgccatcttcattctcGACACCTGGCAGTACTTCCTCCACCGATTGATGCATGTCAACCGCTGGCTGTACA CCACCTTCCACTCCCGACACCACCGTCTCTATGTCCCCTACGCTTACGGCGCTCTGTACAACCACCCCTTTGAGGGTTTCCTTCTCGACACCCTCGGTGCGGGCATTGGCTTCAAGGTGACTGGCATGTCTCTGATCCAGGGCACTTGCTTCTTCGCTTTCTCGACTGTCAAGACCATTGATGACCACTGCGGCTACGCCTTCCCTTGGGACCCTCTCCAGCTCATCACCAGCAACAACGCCGCCTACCACGACATTCACCACCAGACCTGGGGAATCAAGGCCAACTTCTCCCAGCCCTTCTTCACTTTCTGGGACCAGCTCCTGGGAACCAAGTACAGTGGCAAGCGAAGCAACCGACCAagcgccaagaagcagaCCGAAAAAGCCCAATAA